The genome window CGCCTCGGGCAACTTCTGGAACGGGATGAGCTCGTCCGACTTCAGCCGCTCGGGCTGGTGCCCGGGCGCGGCCGTGAGCGCGGTGCCGGTGCCGCTGCCGGGGCTGACGCCCGGCCGCCACACGGTGCGCGTCGCGATCCCCCTGGGGGCTCCCGAGGGCGACAGCTTCAGCGCTTGGAACGTGTCCGGGGTGCTGGTGGGCGAGCGGTAGGCGGCGGGGCGTCGTCCAACGACCCGATCTCGGCCAGCCTCTCGAGCAGGCGTCGCACGTGGCCGTCCACGATCATCGTCTCCCAG of bacterium contains these proteins:
- a CDS encoding peptide-N-glycosidase F-related protein; the encoded protein is ASGNFWNGMSSSDFSRSGWCPGAAVSAVPVPLPGLTPGRHTVRVAIPLGAPEGDSFSAWNVSGVLVGER